The DNA window TTTCGCAGATCAAAAAATTCTGTGAAGAAGAAGGAGTAGAGGAACCGAATATCTATACTGAATTTGGAAGTTTCACAGTTGGAGAAAGTGGTGCTAACCTGTATAAGATTATTTCTCAAAAACGTCAGAATGACAGAGAGAAGTGGAATATGATCGATTCATCATTTATGACCACACTTCCTGATACGTGGGCGATTTCAAGACACTTCATTATGCTTCCGTTAAATCGTTGGGAAGATACTTATGAAAGAGTTTTCCTAGGTGGTCTAACATGTGATTCAGATGATTATTATAATTCTGAACAGCATACCAATGCAATCTATTTGCCTGTTTTTAGTGATACAAAACCACTGTATATCGGTTTCTTCCATACAGGAGCTTATCAGGAAACAATTGGTGGCTATGGTGGGGTACATCACTGTTTAATGCCTCAGCCAAGACATATCCTGATCCAGAAAGACGAAAACGGGGAATTTCAATATGAGATATTCCGTGAAAGACAGGAACCTGAAGATGTTCTTAAACTTCTGGGTTACTAGCATAAAAAATAATTAGTCCTTTTTTAATGACTAACCGATATAAAAAAGGGTTCTCAGCTGAGAACCCTTTTTTACTCAAAATAATTTGAAATCTTATCTAATTCCAATTCAGTATAATCTGAAACGATAATATTAGCTAAAGTATAATCTTGATTAAGGGAATGTTCGCTTTTATAGGCTGCGCAAAAAATATTGGCATTGTGGGCTGCTAAAATTCCATTTGTAGAATCTTCAATTACCATACAGTTTTCAATAGGTTCACTGGCCATTTCTGCTGCCAGAAGAAAAACTTCAGGATGAGGTTTTGATTCTTTTAATTCAGCACCACTTATTTTTCCATTGAAATATTTTTCAAGTTCAAATTTATCAAAAACCATATTTATAGTGATCATACTTGCAGATGATGCAACGATTAATTTGATTCCGTTTTCATAATAATGCTCAATTAATTTTCGTACTCCAGAGATCAAATCGAAATCTGCATCATTGTAGAAATAATCTTTAAAATAATCCCTTTTGATGTTGCTAAGTTCTTGATAGGTATAATTAAGTCCATAAGTTTGAATTAATATTTCACAAACTTTTTTGGTAGAATATCCGGTAAATGAAGTGTATAGGTCTTCTGATACTTCAATTTTCAGATCGTTAAACATTTTGAAATAAGCTTTTCTGTGCAATGGTTCTGTGTCTACTATAACCCCATCCATATCGAAAAGCACAGCTTTTAAGGACATATTTTGTTTTTTGCAAAAATAAGGTTTAATATTTAAATAATGAAGGAAGGAGGAAGTTAGGAGTTAGATTTAAGTTTTAGCTCTTGTCTATTTGTATCTTAATCTTCTTTCAAAAAATTCAGGGACCTTGCTTCCGACTTCCAACTTCTTTGTATCTTTGTTGCTCAGTATTTCAAATTTTAAATCATTTAATTTTTAAATAAAAACATGAAAACATACGCGGGAATTCCTGAAGAAAATGCATCATTAGAAAACTCAAAAGTAATGTTGGTAACAGTTCCTTATGATGGAACCTCAACGTGGGGAAAGGGAGCAGATAAAGGTCCTGAATTATTCCTTGACGCTTCTGAAAATATGGAGCTTTATGACATTGAGACAGGAACTGAACCTTATTTGGAAGGTGTTTATCTAGGTGGAGAAATTTCTGAAAATTCTACACCGGAGGCGATGACAGAAGCTGTTTATCAAAAAACAAAAGAACTGTTACAGAACGATGGTAAATTGTTTACACTTTTTGGTGGTGAGCATTCTGTTTCTATTGGTTCTATCCGTGCTGTAGGTGAAAAATATGAGAACTTAACAGTCTTACAATTAGATGCCCATACAGATTTACGCCCTGAGTTCCATGGTTCTACCTCCAATCATGCTTGTGCCGTTTTTGAAGCCAATCAGAAGCACAATCTGGTTCAGGTGGGAATCCGTTCAATGGATGTTGAAGAGTACCAATATTTGCCTGAAGGAAGAGTGTTTTTTGCTCATGAGATTGCAGTAAATGAAAACTGGATCAATGATGTATTGGAGAAGGTTTCTGGTAATGTTTATATTACGATAGATTTAGACGCTTTTGATCCTTCCATTTGTCCTTCTACGGGAACTCCGGAGCCTGGCGGTTTACAATGGTATCCGACATTAGAATTATTAAGAATGGTATTTGAAAAATGTAATGTAGTTGCTTTTGATATTGTAGAATTAATGGATTCTCCAATGGCTAAGCCTAGTGCTTTCCTGGCAGCTAAATTATACTATAAAATGTTAGCTTATTATCACATTAGCAAAGGCTAAAATTCCACAAGAATCGGATTTTTTCTGCGGAATTTTCTTTGGAAATTTGTGAGATAAAATACAAAGATATGTCTACACAAAGTCAAATAGATTATAACCGAATTGCGAAAGCGATAGCGTATATCCAAAGTAATTTTAAACTTCAGCCAAGCTTGGATGAGGTAGCAGAAAAAATACATCTGAGCCCCACTCATTTTCAGAAAATATTTACTGATTGGGCTGGGACAAGTCCGAAGAAATTCTTACAATTCATTAGTCTGGAACATGCAAAAAGTCTATTGAAAGAAGAAAAACTCAGCATATTTGATGCAGCTTATGAAACGGGATTTTCCAGTACCAGCAGGCTTCATGACCTGTTTGTAAACATAGAAGGAATGTCTCCTGCAGAATATAAAAATGGTGGAAAAAACCTTGTGATCAACTATAGCTTTTCCGAAAGTCCTTTTGGAAATGTTATCGTAGCTTCCACTGAAAAGGGAATCTGCCATCTGGCTTTTGAAAACGATAAAGAAACGGCATTAGGAAACTTGAAAACTCAGTTTCCTAATGCTTCTTTTTTTGAAAAACATGATGAGCTTCAAAAAAATGCTCTTTCAATTTTTGATAAAGATTGGAACAGATTAAACACTATAAAACTTCATCTTAAAGGTACCGACTTTCAGCTTAAGGTCTGGGAAGGGCTTCTCTCTATTCCAATGGGTAAATTATCAACGTATGGTAATCTGGCCGAAAAGATAGGGAATGCTAAAGCTTCGAGAGCAGTAGGTACGGCAATAGGGAGTAATCCCGTTGCTTTTCTTATTCCTTGTCACCGTGTGATCCAATCTTCAGGAAATATGGGAGGCTACCGTTGGGGAAGTGATCGAAAACAGATGATTATCGGTTGGGAAGGTTCACATACTTCTAATATGGCTAATTCAATCTAGAAAGCATAATATAAAATAAAAGCATGATTAAAAATAAGATCATATCTGCTTATGAAGAGATCGCTGAGAAATACAATGAGCTGATTGATCATAAGCCGCATAATGCATATTATGACAGGCCTAATACACTGGAGTTAATTCAGGATGCCAAAGGGAAAATTATCCTTGATGCAGCCTGTGGTCCGGGAAAATATGCTGAAATATTATTGTCTGAAGGTGCTATAGTAAAAGGTTTTGATATCAGTTTAAAAATGGTGGAACTTGCACAAATAAGAAATAATAACAAAGAAGATTTTTTTGTTCATGACTTGTCTTCACCCTTTGAAATGTTTAATGATGAAAGCTTTGATACTGTTATTTGTACATTAGCCCTTCATTATGTAGAAGATTGGAACCTTACGATTAAAGAATTCTACAGGGTATTGAAACCTGGCGGAAGTCTTGTTATATCGATTGAGCATCCTTTTTTTGAATACAATTACTTCAAATCAGAGAAGTATTTTGAAATTGAGCATGTGAATTGTACATGGAACGGATTTGGCGATCCCATTGAAATCAACAGTTTCAGACGACCGCTTAGCAAATGTATAACTCCTTTAACTGATAATGGATTCTATATTGATAAACTAATCGAACCTAAACCAACAAAAGAGTTTGAAAAACTTGATCCAAAACATTATAAGGAGCTTAATGAGTTTCCTGCCTTTATGTGTATCCGTGCAATAAAAAAATAAAATGATGAGTTTATTTGAAGAAATATCAGATTTTCCAATTAATATCCTTCCCAATGATGGAGTAGTCAATTATTATGGCACCGTTTTCTCTAAAGAAAAGTCGGATTTTTATTATGATTATTTATTTAATCAGATTCCATGGGAAAATGATCAGGCAGTGATATTCGGTAAGTTGATTTTAACTAAAAGAAAGGTTGCATGGTTCGGGGAAAGGGCTTTTGAATATACGTATTCCAACAGAACGAAATATGCAATACCATGGACTCCTGAATTATTAGAATTAAAGCTAAGATGCGAGGAAGTTTCAGGGGAAACCTATAATTCCTGTCTGCTGAATTTGTACCATGATGGAAGTGAGGGAATGGCTTATCACAGTGATGGTGAAAAAGATTTGAAAAAACATGGTGCAATTGCTTCTGTAACATTTGGAGCAGAAAGAAAATTTTTATTTAAACATAAGGAAACCAAAGAGAAAGTAGAAATCTTCTTAGAAAATGGCAGCTTATTGGTGATGAAAGGAACGACACAGGACAACTGGCTCCACAGACTTCCGCCTACTACGAAGGTGAAAACTCCCAGGGTTAATTTGACGTTTAGAACGATTGAAGAATGAAAAAAGGTGGCTGAGATTCTCGAAGCCACCTTTTTTTTTATTTTATAACCTCAGCTTCAATAGCGCTGTCATTGTAAATTTTAATAAAAGCCTTTGTATAATCTTCCTTAGTCGCCATATTCGGATTATCGATAAATTTCTGTGGATTTACAGAAAAGAGCGGGAACCAAGTGCTGCTGATCTGGACCTGGATCTTATGTCCTTTTTTAAAGGTATGAACAACATCCTGTAACCTAAAGTTAACGGCTGTTTTCTGATTTGGTACCAAAGCCTCTGCTTTTTCTCTTGAATTTCTAAACCTTGCAGGCATAATCTCACTTCTTACCATTTGATGATAATTGCCGTAAATAACACCATCTTTCTTCTCTGTTGGCTTAAAATCTTCCGGGTATATATCAATTACTTTTACAGCAAAGTCAGCATCTGTAGAAGTAGATGCAATGTTTAATTTAGCCATAATTTCACCGGCAAATGTCATATCTTCTGATAAAGCATCTGTTGTAAAGGTAATAACATCTGGTCTTCCTTCTGCAAACCTTTGATCTTCCGACATATAATTTCTGGGAGTAAAGCCATTAAAATCTTTCAGACTTGAAGAACTTAATACCGGGTTATTTGGATCACTGTAATATTCTGAAAATCCTTGATCTGAAACATTTTTCAGAGTTCCGTTAGTAAGATAAAAATTAATCTTTTTAGCCTCTTTTGGAGGATAGGTTGCAAACTCTTTCCATTGCTTTGCTCCGGTATCATACATCATTGCTTCTGGAAGACCTGCATCCTGTTTTGTATTTCCTTTTAGATAATGATTAAAAAACTTGGTTTCAATATTTTTCTGATAATAGGTTGCAATACTGTCTCCAAAATAGATCTCATTGTGGAAGTGTTTACCCATTTCCTGAGACCATCCACCATGAGAGAAAGGTCCCATCACAATAGTATTTTTTGCTTTTGGGCTTGTTTTTTCAATCGTTTTGTAAATGTTAAGCGGTCCGGATAAGTCTTCCGCATCAAACCATCCACCAACGGTCATTACAGCATGGTTTACATTTTTAAGATGAGGAAGTAGGCTTCTTTTCTGCCAGTATTCATCATAGTTAGGATGATTCATTATTTCGGTCATAAAGAAGTTGTCTTTGTAATACTTATCGTAACCGTCTTTTAAAGTTCCCATATCTCTGTAGAATTTTAAACCGTCTTCAGAAGTAGGCTTGATAAAAGTATCCATGTACCAGGCCTGCTTTTCAGCTTTGGTCTTCTGAACTCCAAAAACCGGGAATGTTCTGAAATAACCCAGCATAAATCTTCCGTTGTGAAGGAAATCATCATTCCAGAAATCTGAAATTGGAGCCTGAGGAGATGAAGCTACCAAGGCAGGGTGATCAGCCAGAATTCCTACAGCCGTATAAAAACCAGGATAAGAAGTTCCGAATTGTCCTACCTTTCCATTATTATTTTTTACATTTTTCAATAACCATTCTATAGTATCATAGGTATCTGTACTTTCATCTACATCTTTTTTAGTTTTTCTTTCTACCTGAGGGGTCATATTGGTAAAAGTACCTTCACTCATGTATCTTCCACGCACATCCTGATATACAAAGATATATTTGTCCTGCATCAGATATTGATTAGGACCCACTTTGGCCTTGTATTCATTCTCTCCATAAGGAGCAATACTATAGCAGGTTCTCTGCATTAAGAATGGATATTTATTTTTGTTTGTGATATCTTTTGGGGTATATACTGCTGTGAAAAGCTTAATACCATCACGCATAGGGATATAAAATTCCTGTTTTGTAAAATTGTCTTTTACAAAAGTGTCCTTTTGGTTGGTATTTTGTGCGTTTCCAAGGATGAAAAAGAAAATAAATAAAATGGAAATATGGATTTTCATAAATAAAATTTGTCGCTAATTTAAAAATAAAAACGCTTTGACCATGATAAATATTGCTTTATCAGTGTTAAATCACAAGAAATGATCAGAGTTATACAGGCTATTTTAGATTTGTAAACAAAAAAAATCCCCGAAATAAATTTCAGGGATTCAATATTTATTATAATGAATTAAGCTTTCAAGTATCTTGAATAAGCATATCCTTCCTGTCCATCAGCAGTTTTTACTTTCCACCAATCATCAGAAGTTTGTTCAATTAAAGTTACCGAAGAACCTTTTGATGCTTTTCCTACAACAGCAGCTTCAGTAGAAGGCTCCTGTCTGATGTTAAGGTTTGAATCCTCAGTAGCAACTGTAAGTGCTGCTCCAGAAGCAAGACCTGCAACCTGTACGTCAACATTGATATCTGAAGCAGAATAAGTAGAATCAATAGTTCCTAAAGCATTCCATACTGCATCTTTTGCTGCTGTATTAGAAGCTGCTCCTGAAATATATAAAATTCCATCCTGTTCCTGAACCTGAAGATTTGAAATTCCTGCAGACTGAGCTGCTGAAATAACCCCTGAATATTTATCTTGTAATGTACTCATTTTAATTATTTTACAGTGTAATTATAGTTTACTTTTCCAGCCTTTAAAGCATCTACAGACTGCTTGATTTTTCTAGCTTGCTCTTTAGAAACATTTCCTGTAAGTGTTAATTCACCATTTACCACTTCTACTTTTACAGAAGGGAAATCTTTAACAGCATCCTGAACTTTTTTCTGAACAGCCGGATCTACAGCTGAAGTTGTTGCTACAGGAGCAGCAGTAGCTTCAGGAGCAATAGTAGACATATCCATAACATCTTTTACTCCATTTACTGCTTTAAGTTGTTTGATCATGGCATCTTTAGAAGCCTGATCCGGGAACGTTCCGCTTAAGTGTGCTACACCTTCTTTTACTTCAACAGAAGCGCTAGGGTTCGACGTTACAATTGTTGTAGCTTGTGTCTGAAGATCTGCATCAGAAACTTTCTTTTTACAAGAAATAGCTCCGAAAGATACTGCCAGAGCAAGGGCAGCCATTGCGATTGTTTTTTTCATAGTTGTATATTTAAATGTAATGTATTGATACTATAAATGTAATAATAAAATTTATACCAAATGATTAAAAATTAGCTAAATGTTTCTTAATTTTTTTACAATGTTTTTAAAATCAGCGTTTTAATTTTGCCTATGTTCCAATTTAATAAGTAGTACTGAACAATTTAAAAACTATTATATTTGCGAAAGTTGAACTATTTATATGAAAGGACAAAATAAGCTGTTTATAGCAATTATTATTGCACTTATCTTGGGTGTAGGAATTGGAGGGGTTATTCATGTGCAGTACCCGGAGAGTGCAGAACCTTTTTCTAAAAATATCAAATTATTAGGAACTATTTTTATCAGACTTGTTCAGATGATTATTGCTCCGTTGGTATTTACAACGCTAGTGGTTGGTATTGCTAAAATGAGCGATATCAAAATGATCGGAAGAGTAGGAACAAAGGCTATGCTATGGTTTATTTCCGCATCTCTGATGTCTCTTTTTATTGGATTGATACTTGTAAACTGGCTAGAACCCGGACATGTGACCAAGCTGCCTATTCAGGATGCGGCTTCAGCCGAAGAACTCTTGAAAAGCAGTAAAGGATTTTCTCTTGAGGATTTTGTAAAACATGTTATTCCAAAAAGTATATTTGAAGCTTTTGCAACCAATGAGGTTCTTCAGATCGTTGTATTTTCAATTATGTTTGGGGTTGCATTAGCTAACTTGGGTGAAGAGTATGCACAGCCGGTTATTAAGTTATTTGATATTGTTGCTCATGCTATTCTTAAAATGGTAGGGTACATCATGTGGTTTGCTCCGTTTGGAGTACTCGGCGCAATTGCTGCAGTAGTCGCTATGAATGGCTTTGAGATATTTAAAGTATATGCAGTCTACCTGAGAGACTTTTTCTTTGCACTAGCAGTTCTTTGGCTGGTTCTTTTATTGGCTGGTTACCTTATTTTAGGAAACCGTCTTTTTGAATTACTGAGAAGAATTAAAGCACCTTTACTAATCGCTTTTTCTACTACAAGTTCCGAAGCTGTATTCCCAAAATTAGTTGAAGAGTTGGAAAGATTTGGATGCAACAGCAGAGTGGTATCTTTTATTTTACCTCTAGGATATTCATTCAATCTTGATGGAAGTATGATGTATATGACATTTGCTTCGATCTTTATTGCTCAGATTTATGGGATAGAAATGACATTGGGACAACAGATCACAATGCTTTTGGTTCTTATGCTTACATCAAAAGGAATTGCCGGGGTACCTAGGGCTTCGTTGGTCATTATTGTAGCTACCTGTTCTATGTTCGGAATTCCACCGGAAGGAATTGCCTTGATTTTACCTATCGATCACTTCTGTGATATGGGAAGAAGTATGACTAATGTTTTAGGAAATGCTTTGGCGACATCTGCAGTATCAAAATGGGAAGGGCAGCTGGAAAATCCCGGCGTGGAGTCGTAATAAGCGTAGGCTTTAATGAGAGGATATGATTTGAAGGCTTCTAAGAGTGAGGTTGTAGAAAATGGCTTTGCTGTTATCAATAACATCTTTTCTGATAAAGAAATTGAAGGTATAGTTAATGTTATTCAGGATATGGATACGTCAAAAAATACGTTTAGAAAATCTGAAGACCTGTTTGCTATAAGACAGTTCTTAAAAGAAATTCCTGAAGTTACAAAACTTGTTTTCACGGATCGGCTTAAAGACATAATAAAAGAAGTTTTCGGAGATAAATATTTTGCAGTAAAAAGTATTTATTTTGATAAACCGGAGAAATCCAATTGGTATGTGGCTTATCATCAGGATCTGACTATTTCAGTGGATAAAAAACTCAATTTACCTAACTTTGGACCCTGGACGACTAAGCAAAATCAGTTTGCTGTTCAGCCACCCTTGGATATACTTGAAAATATATATACTATAAGAATTCATTTGGACGATACAGATGAGCATAATGGTGCTTTAAAAGTTGTTCCGAAATCCCACGCCAAAGGAATTTACAGACCAGAAACAATAAATTGGGGAATAGAGACTGAAGAGAATTGTAAAGTGAAAAAAGGTGGTATAATGATTATGAAACCTTTGCTTCTTCACGGCTCAAACAGAACAACCAATTCTAAAAAAAGAAGAGTAATTCATATTGAGTTCTCGGATAAGGAACTGGCGGAAGAACTTCAATGGTCAGAAAGAATATAGTTATAGCCATTGATTCTATCTGAGCTTCGGCCTCAGAATAAAGCGTAAAGACAATGAAGAATCTCTACAGTAAATTTAATACTAAACATAATACAACACATTAGGAGATTTCTCCTGTGCTCAAAATGACATAAAAACCCGCCTTTGATTTGAAGGCGGGTTTTATTTAATTAAAATCTGGAAGAATTATTTTATAGAAATTTCATCCACAAATAGATAAGAGTCACCACCCGCGCCCTTATGCCATTCCGGAAGTTTTCCAAAATGATGGGCTTTTACTTTTATATAACGGGCTTCAGTGGGTAAAATATCTGCTGTAAAATCTTTGACCTGAACTTTTTCATCTTTAGGATCAATAGTATTATCAATGGTTTTAAGGAGAATAAAATCTTTACCATTCATAGAAGCATAATACTCAACCTTTTTAGGCATTAAGATCCAGGCTCTGCTATCCTGAAGATAGGTCGAAGATAAATTTTTGATCTTTTGTGGAGATTTAAAATCAAGGATGGCTTCAAAAGTCTGTCCCTGATAGCCTTGCCATTCACCTTTTCTCCAGTTTTCAACACCATTAATACCATCGATAAGGGCAAGTTTCCCACCTGCTGTATATTGAGGATTTACAGTCGAGTTTACGATAATATCCCAATGGTTAGGCCTTCTATTGTAATTCGCTGAGGTGATAGAACTTTTTTTACCGTTCCTTTCGGTATAGGCAGAAACTTGAGTGGTTTTGTTAATGGTAAATGGACCTTTATAGGTCGTAAAAGTTTTTCTTACATTCTTATCATTTTCATCCA is part of the Chryseobacterium paludis genome and encodes:
- a CDS encoding class I SAM-dependent methyltransferase, producing the protein MIKNKIISAYEEIAEKYNELIDHKPHNAYYDRPNTLELIQDAKGKIILDAACGPGKYAEILLSEGAIVKGFDISLKMVELAQIRNNNKEDFFVHDLSSPFEMFNDESFDTVICTLALHYVEDWNLTIKEFYRVLKPGGSLVISIEHPFFEYNYFKSEKYFEIEHVNCTWNGFGDPIEINSFRRPLSKCITPLTDNGFYIDKLIEPKPTKEFEKLDPKHYKELNEFPAFMCIRAIKK
- a CDS encoding HAD family hydrolase; its protein translation is MSLKAVLFDMDGVIVDTEPLHRKAYFKMFNDLKIEVSEDLYTSFTGYSTKKVCEILIQTYGLNYTYQELSNIKRDYFKDYFYNDADFDLISGVRKLIEHYYENGIKLIVASSASMITINMVFDKFELEKYFNGKISGAELKESKPHPEVFLLAAEMASEPIENCMVIEDSTNGILAAHNANIFCAAYKSEHSLNQDYTLANIIVSDYTELELDKISNYFE
- a CDS encoding SH3 domain-containing protein, producing MSTLQDKYSGVISAAQSAGISNLQVQEQDGILYISGAASNTAAKDAVWNALGTIDSTYSASDINVDVQVAGLASGAALTVATEDSNLNIRQEPSTEAAVVGKASKGSSVTLIEQTSDDWWKVKTADGQEGYAYSRYLKA
- the speB gene encoding agmatinase, translated to MKTYAGIPEENASLENSKVMLVTVPYDGTSTWGKGADKGPELFLDASENMELYDIETGTEPYLEGVYLGGEISENSTPEAMTEAVYQKTKELLQNDGKLFTLFGGEHSVSIGSIRAVGEKYENLTVLQLDAHTDLRPEFHGSTSNHACAVFEANQKHNLVQVGIRSMDVEEYQYLPEGRVFFAHEIAVNENWINDVLEKVSGNVYITIDLDAFDPSICPSTGTPEPGGLQWYPTLELLRMVFEKCNVVAFDIVELMDSPMAKPSAFLAAKLYYKMLAYYHISKG
- a CDS encoding bifunctional helix-turn-helix domain-containing protein/methylated-DNA--[protein]-cysteine S-methyltransferase, with product MSTQSQIDYNRIAKAIAYIQSNFKLQPSLDEVAEKIHLSPTHFQKIFTDWAGTSPKKFLQFISLEHAKSLLKEEKLSIFDAAYETGFSSTSRLHDLFVNIEGMSPAEYKNGGKNLVINYSFSESPFGNVIVASTEKGICHLAFENDKETALGNLKTQFPNASFFEKHDELQKNALSIFDKDWNRLNTIKLHLKGTDFQLKVWEGLLSIPMGKLSTYGNLAEKIGNAKASRAVGTAIGSNPVAFLIPCHRVIQSSGNMGGYRWGSDRKQMIIGWEGSHTSNMANSI
- a CDS encoding phytanoyl-CoA dioxygenase family protein codes for the protein MRGYDLKASKSEVVENGFAVINNIFSDKEIEGIVNVIQDMDTSKNTFRKSEDLFAIRQFLKEIPEVTKLVFTDRLKDIIKEVFGDKYFAVKSIYFDKPEKSNWYVAYHQDLTISVDKKLNLPNFGPWTTKQNQFAVQPPLDILENIYTIRIHLDDTDEHNGALKVVPKSHAKGIYRPETINWGIETEENCKVKKGGIMIMKPLLLHGSNRTTNSKKRRVIHIEFSDKELAEELQWSERI
- a CDS encoding CocE/NonD family hydrolase, with product MKIHISILFIFFFILGNAQNTNQKDTFVKDNFTKQEFYIPMRDGIKLFTAVYTPKDITNKNKYPFLMQRTCYSIAPYGENEYKAKVGPNQYLMQDKYIFVYQDVRGRYMSEGTFTNMTPQVERKTKKDVDESTDTYDTIEWLLKNVKNNNGKVGQFGTSYPGFYTAVGILADHPALVASSPQAPISDFWNDDFLHNGRFMLGYFRTFPVFGVQKTKAEKQAWYMDTFIKPTSEDGLKFYRDMGTLKDGYDKYYKDNFFMTEIMNHPNYDEYWQKRSLLPHLKNVNHAVMTVGGWFDAEDLSGPLNIYKTIEKTSPKAKNTIVMGPFSHGGWSQEMGKHFHNEIYFGDSIATYYQKNIETKFFNHYLKGNTKQDAGLPEAMMYDTGAKQWKEFATYPPKEAKKINFYLTNGTLKNVSDQGFSEYYSDPNNPVLSSSSLKDFNGFTPRNYMSEDQRFAEGRPDVITFTTDALSEDMTFAGEIMAKLNIASTSTDADFAVKVIDIYPEDFKPTEKKDGVIYGNYHQMVRSEIMPARFRNSREKAEALVPNQKTAVNFRLQDVVHTFKKGHKIQVQISSTWFPLFSVNPQKFIDNPNMATKEDYTKAFIKIYNDSAIEAEVIK
- a CDS encoding BON domain-containing protein; the protein is MKKTIAMAALALAVSFGAISCKKKVSDADLQTQATTIVTSNPSASVEVKEGVAHLSGTFPDQASKDAMIKQLKAVNGVKDVMDMSTIAPEATAAPVATTSAVDPAVQKKVQDAVKDFPSVKVEVVNGELTLTGNVSKEQARKIKQSVDALKAGKVNYNYTVK
- a CDS encoding alpha-ketoglutarate-dependent dioxygenase AlkB family protein — protein: MSLFEEISDFPINILPNDGVVNYYGTVFSKEKSDFYYDYLFNQIPWENDQAVIFGKLILTKRKVAWFGERAFEYTYSNRTKYAIPWTPELLELKLRCEEVSGETYNSCLLNLYHDGSEGMAYHSDGEKDLKKHGAIASVTFGAERKFLFKHKETKEKVEIFLENGSLLVMKGTTQDNWLHRLPPTTKVKTPRVNLTFRTIEE
- a CDS encoding dicarboxylate/amino acid:cation symporter, with amino-acid sequence MKGQNKLFIAIIIALILGVGIGGVIHVQYPESAEPFSKNIKLLGTIFIRLVQMIIAPLVFTTLVVGIAKMSDIKMIGRVGTKAMLWFISASLMSLFIGLILVNWLEPGHVTKLPIQDAASAEELLKSSKGFSLEDFVKHVIPKSIFEAFATNEVLQIVVFSIMFGVALANLGEEYAQPVIKLFDIVAHAILKMVGYIMWFAPFGVLGAIAAVVAMNGFEIFKVYAVYLRDFFFALAVLWLVLLLAGYLILGNRLFELLRRIKAPLLIAFSTTSSEAVFPKLVEELERFGCNSRVVSFILPLGYSFNLDGSMMYMTFASIFIAQIYGIEMTLGQQITMLLVLMLTSKGIAGVPRASLVIIVATCSMFGIPPEGIALILPIDHFCDMGRSMTNVLGNALATSAVSKWEGQLENPGVES